From the Actinomadura luzonensis genome, the window AGGCGGTGGACCTGCTGGCCCAGGCCGCCCGCTGACGCCTTCCCGGCTCAGCTCACGCAGAGGCAGAACGGGTGACCGGCCGGATCGAGGAAGACGCGGAAGTCGTCGTCGCCCTCGTCCGGCTGGTGCTCGTGCTTGACCGCGCCGATCTCCAGCGCCCGCTTCTCGGCCTCGTCCAGGTCGCTCACCAGCAGGTCGAGGTGGATCTGCTGCGGCCGCTCCGGATCGGGCCAGGTGGTGGGGCGCAGGTCGGGGGCGAGCTGGAAGGCCAGGCGCTTGGGCGCGCCGCCGTCACTGATCACCACCCAGTCGTCCTCCACCGACGTGATCGGCCAGCCCAGCAGCTTGGAGTAGAACTCGGCCAGGCCCTTGGGGTCGGGCGTGTCGAGCACGACGGTGCGGAACTCCGCGATGCCACTCATCATTCACCTCTGAGACGTCGAAGGGGGTCGTGTCGTCCGGGCGCCCGGGGACGAAGATGGTGCCATGGCCGTCAACTCGCACATGGTCCCGCTCGGCACCCCCGCGCCCGCCTTCGACCTGACCGCCGTCAGCGGCGGCAGCGTGTCCCTGGGAGACCTCAAGGACTCCCCCGCCACGCTCGTGGTCTTCCTGTCCAACCACTGCCCCTACGTCCGGCACATCGAAAAGGCTCTCGGCGCGCTGGCCGCCGAGTACGGCGCCCGGCTGTCGATCGTCGCGATCTGCAGCAACGACGCCGTGAACTACCCGGACGACGACCCGACACACCTGGCCGAGCAGGCCGCGCGGGCCGGCTTCGGCTTCCCGTACCTGCTGGACGACACGCAGGAGGTGGCCAAGGCGTACCGGGCCGCCTGCACGCCCGACTTCTTCCTGTACGACTCCGGGCTCCGCCTGGCCTACCGGGGCGAGTTCGACGGGTCGCGGCCCGGCAACTCCGTGCCGGTGACCGGCGCGTCGCTGCGGGCCGCGATCGACGCCGTGCTGGAGGGCGAGCCCGTGCCCGGGGAGCAGCGGGCCTCGCTCGGGTGCGGCATCAAGTGGAGGCCGGGCAACGAGCCCGCCTAGGAGCCGTCAGGCGGCCATCGCGGCCGGGAGGGCGAGCAGCAGCTCGTGCGGCTCGCCGCCCTCCCACCGCCGCACCAGCCTCGCGCCGGCCTCGCCGGGATCGAACGTCCCCGACGCGAAGCAGCCCACTTCCGCCAGCATGAGGATGAGCGGGTCGTCCTCGGGCAGACCCGCCGCGTACGCGGCGGTGTCGAGGAGGGCCAGCGCGCTGCGGGCGTTGCGGCCGCCGTCGTTGGCCTCCACGCGGTCGAGCTGACGCCGGGCCTGGGCACGGAGATACGCGGCGAGCGATTCGGACCTACTCACGACAAACCTTCTTCGATCACGTACAAAGGGCTACGACATCATCACGCATGGTGACATGATTTCGTCGGAGGTTTGCGAAGTCCGGCCCGTGTCGCCCTCCCCCCGGTGTCCGCGCACCTGCTGACATGGGGGATCATCGGTGCCATGAGTGCGTTCGACGACCTGTATGCCGCCAACGCTGAGTTCGCGAAAGACTTCGCCGGCTCCGACCTCACCGGCCGCGCCGCCCGCGGCCTCGCCGTGGTCACCTGCATGGACTCCCGCATCGACCCCCTCGGCCTGCTCGGTCTCAAACCGGGCGACGCCAAGATCCTCCGCAACGCCGGCGCCCGCGTCACCGACGACGTGCTGCGCACCCTGGTGCTGGCCGTCTGCCTGCTCGGCGTCGAGCGGGTGCTCGTCATGCCCCACACCGACTGCGGCATGACCAAGGCCACCGACGCCGACGTGCACGCGCTCGCCGCCCAGCGCGGGGTCGACACCCGCAGCCTGGAGTTCCACACCATCGCCGACCAGCAGGCCACGCTCCGGCACGACCTGACGCGCATCAGGACGAGCCCGTTCCTGCCGGAGGGCATGCCGGTGGCGGGCGCGGTCTACGACGTGCACTCGGGCCGCCTCGCCCCGGCCGACTTCTGAGGCCGACCGCCTTGTGAGGCCGACCGCCTTGTGAGGCCGACCGCCTTGTGAGGCCGACCGCCTTTAAGGCCGATCGCCGGGAACCCCCGGCGGCACGGCGCCTCAGATCATCCGTCCCCTGTCCGAGATCCCTCCGGAGGCCTCGTAGCGCCTCCAGAGGCCCGCACACGCGCGAACGGCCCCTTCCCCATACCGGGGGAGGGGCCGTGGCGTTTCGGCCGTCCTGAAGCCGCTTTCAGGCCCTCGGCGGCCTTCCGGGCGCTCTCAGGCGTCGATCGCGTCGCGGTCGACCTCGGCCGCGCTGGTGACGAGGAACTCCCGGCGCGGCGCGACGTCGCTGCCCATGAGCAGGTTGAAGATGTGCTCGGCCGCCTCGGCGTCCTCGATCCGCACCCGGCGCAGGATGCGGTGGCGCGGGTCCATCGTGGTCTCGGCGAGCTGGTCGGCGTCCATCTCACCGAGGCCCTTGTAGCGCTGCACCGGGTCCTTCCAACGCCGGCCGCGCCGCTCCAGGTCGCGCAGCACCTTCTGCAGCTCGGCGTCGGAGTAGCAGTAGATGTACTTCTCCTTGCCCCGCCCGGGGTTGGTCAGCTCGATGCGGTGCAGCGGCGGCACCGCGGCGAAGACCCGCCCGGCCTCCACCATCGGCCGCATGTAGCGGTAGAAGAGGGTGAGCAGCAGGCAGCGGATGTGGGCGCCGTCGACGTCGGCGTCGGCCATGAGGATGACCTTGCCGTAGCGGGCGGCCTCGATGTCGAACGAGCGGCCCGAGCCCGCCCCGACGACCTGGATGATGGCGGCGCACTCGGCGTTCTTGAGCATGTCGCTCACCGACGCCTTCTGCACGTTGAGGATCTTGCCGCGGATCGGCAGCAGCGCCTGGAACTCGGAGTCGCGGGCCAGCTTGGCCGTGCCCAGCGCGGAGTCGCCCTCGACGATGAACAGCTCGCTGCGGTCGACGCCCTCGCTGCGGCAGTCGACCAGCTTGGCAGGCAGCGCGGAGCTCTCCAGCGCGCTCTTGCGGCGCTGGTTGTCGCGGTGCTCGCGGGCCGCGATGCGGGCCTTGGCCGCGGCGACGATCTTCTCCAGGACGGCCCGCAGCGGCTGCTTGTAGCCGCGCGGCGGGTTGGCGAAGATCTCCTTCAGCTCGCGGGAGACCACGTGGGAGACGATGCGGGTGGCCGCCGAGGTGCCGAGCACCTCCTTGGTCTGGCCCTCGAACTGCGGCTCGGGCACCCGGACCGTGACCACGCCGGTCAGGCCCTCGGAGATGTCGTCCTTGGTGACGGGGTCGTCGCCGTTCTTCAGCAGCCGGGTCTCGCGCAGCACCTCGTTGACGGTGCGGACCAGGCCGCGCTCGAAGCCGGTCAGGTGGGTGCCGCCCTTGGGGGTGGCGATCACGTTGACGAACGAGCGCACCGTGGACTCGTAGCCCTTGCCCCAGCGGATCGCCACGTCGACGCTCAGCTCGCGCTGGACCTCGGTGGGCGTCATGTGGCCCTGGTCGTCGAGGACCGGGACGGTCTCGTGGAAGTGGCCGACGCCCTGCAGCCGCAGCACGTCGCAGACGGCCTCGTCGCGGGCCAGGAACTCGGCGAACTCGGAGATGCCGCCCTCGAAGCGGAACTCCTCCTCGATGCGCTCCTCGTGCCTGCTGTCGTAGACCACCAGGGTGAGGCCGGGCACCAGGAACGCGGTCTGCCGCAGCCGCACGTGGATCTCGTCGAGCGAGACCTCGGCGTCAGGCAGGAAGATCTGCTTGTCGGCCCAGAAGCGGACGCGGGTGCCCGTGACGTTCTTGGGGAGCTTGTCGCCCAGGCGCAGGCCCGACTTCTTGCGGAACTTGGCCGTGGGCCCCTCGCCGTCGAAGACGCCGGGGACGCCGCGGCGGAAGCTGATCTCGTGCACCCGCCCGTCGCGGTCGACCTCGACGTCGAGCCGCGCCGACAGGGCGTTGACCACCGACGCGCCCACGCCGTGCAGGCCGCCGGAGGCGGCGTAGGAGCCGCCGCCGAACTTGCCGCCCGCGTGCAGCTTGGTGTAGACGAGCTCGACGCCGGCCAGGCCGGTCTTGGGCTCGACGTCCACGGGGATGCCGCGGCCGTTGTCGCGCACCTCGATGGAGCCGTCGGCGTGCAGCTCGACCTCGATGCGGTCGCAGAAGCCCGCCAGCGCCTCGTCGACGCCGTTGTCGACGATCTCCCAGAGGCAGTGCATCAACCCGCGACTGTCGGTGGACCCGATGTACATGCCCGGGCGCTTGCGGACCGCCTCCAGGCCCTCCAGCACCGACAGGTGACGAGCCGTGTAACCCGCCTCCACTAGCGTCACTCCAGCTCCCCTGGTGTTAAGCATCGAACACGTGTGCGTAGCTTACCGTTCTTCCCTTGCGGACGCGTACAAGCTTGCCATGGCGGCACGTTTGCCGTTACCAACCGGCTGATCGTCATTACTTTCGGACACATTCCGCTCTGGGCGTACAGAGGAGGAGGTTGGGAAGCCCCACGTCCGGTTAGATGTTGTTCCAAGTGACTGACCGCCAGATCCTCGCTTCGGCGGGGGTGACCCGAAAGGCGATACGTGACTGGAGCTCTCGCCCCCGTTAAGCCGCTGACGGCCCTCGACCGCTGCGACCGCTGCGGCGCCCAGGCTTACATTCGCGCGACCCTGCCCGTGGGCGGGGAGCTGCTGTTCTGTGCCCACCACGGGCGTCAGCACATTGCGGCGCTGCGCGACAAGGGCGCCGACATCCTGGACGAGTCGGCTCGCCTCAGCAAGACCCCGACGATTGCCCCCAACGACGAACGCTGACCCGCAAGCGGCGCTCGCCGTGTTGAGATAACCACATAAAGCACAACCGGACGGCGGCCCTGGGCATTGCCCGGGGCCGCCGTTTCGCATGCCCGGCGCCGCTCCCACCCGCTGCGGAATCGTTACCAAGGCATGACCGGGGCCGCCTTTCCTGGAGGCTCCCTTCACCTGACCCGGTAGTGGTAGCGGGCCGTGACCTCGAAGCCCTCGCGCCGGTACAACGACTGCGCGGCCTGGTTCGGGGCGGTGACCACCAGGTAGGCGGAGCCGGCGCCGGCGTGGCGGGCGAGCGCCCGCAGGATCGTCCGCGCCAGGCCGCGCCGCCGCGCCTCAGGGCGGGTGGCCATGCAGTAGATCCCGAGCGTGCCGCCCTGGGGCACCGCCCGGCCCACGGCCAGCGTCTCGCCGTCCTCCTCGTAGGCGGCGTACCAGGCGGGGACGCCGGCGCAGATGCGGGCGGCGTGCGCCAGGCCGCTCTCGTAGCGGCCGTCCACCGACCACCAGGTGTCGAGCCAGCCGGCCCACGGCCCGTCCTCGATCCTGACCCGCCCCTCGGCTCCGGCCTGCTCCTCGGCTCCGGCCTGCTCCTCGGCCCCGGCCCGCTCCTCGGCCCCGGCCCGCTGCGCCTGGCCGGGCGGCACGAGCGACGGGGCGGCCATCACCAGCGTCGGGTCCACCCGCTCGTACCCTCTGCGTTCCAGCTCCTCGTCCAGGCCGGGCGTCGCGCCGGGCCCCATGGAGAAGACGCAGCGCTGCCCGCGCTCGCCGTAGAACGCCTCGGCCGCCCCGATCGCGGCCCGCAGATCGGCGGGACGGCCCAGGGGCAGCACCGAGTTGGCCCGCTTGGTCACCCCGCCCGCGTACCGCAGGATCCATCCGTCGTGCGCGCGCTGTTCGTACGCCGGCCACGCTTCATGGACAAGCAGGTCGAAATCCACCCGCGCAGCGTAGCCGACGGGTCACGACCGAGGCCGGGCCAGGCCGCCCATAAGCTAGTGACCTGTGTTGATACTGCTGCCCCCGTCGGAGGGGAAGGCGCCGGAGGGAAGCGGGCCGCCCGTCGGCGAGCTGTCCTTCCCGGCGCTCGGCCGGGCCCGCAAGCGGGTGATGAGCGCGCTCGTCCGGGCCTCCAGGCGCCGCGACGCTCTCGACGTGCTCGGGCTGACGCCCGGCCTGGCCGGCGAGCTGGCCAAGAATGCGGAGCTGAAGACCGCCGGCACGCTGCCCGCCGCCGAGCTCTACACCGGTGTCCTGTACGACAACCTGGGGCTCGGCACGCTGGACGGCGAGGCGCGCGAGCGGGCCGAGGCGTCGGTGCTGATCTTCTCGGGGCTGTGGGGCGTGGTGCGGATCACCGACCTGATCCCGCCGTACCGGCTGTCGATGGGCGTCAACCTGCCGCCGCTCGGCGGGCTCGCCGCCTTCTGGCGGCCGGTGCTCGCCAAGGCGCTCGACCCCGTGCCGGGGCTGGTGGTGGACCTGCGCTCGGCCACGTACGCGGGGGCGTGGCAGCCGGGCGAGCGGTCGGTGACGGTGCGGGTCTTCCGGGACGGCAAGGTGGTCAGCCACATGGCCAAGGCGACCCGGGGTGAGATCGCCCGCGCCCTGCTGCTGCACGGGGCGGCTCCGTCCGCGCCGGACGAGCTGGCCAAGCTGCTGGCCGACCTCGGCTACACCGTCGAGCTCACTCCCCCGCCCCGTCCCGGCCGCCCGTGGGCCCTGGACGTCCACCTGACGGAGGACACCCCGGGCCCCGCCTGACCACACGCCCTGACCCGCCCACCCCGAGCGAACCGGAGGCACTTGGGACCCCCTCACGAGGCCCCGAAGCGAAGGGCCTCCAGGCGAAGGGCCTCAAGGCGAGCGGTCCAGGCCCGCAACGCGGCTGAGCGAAGGCCGGCCCGGCCCGCCGACCAGCTCGCGAAGCAGATCTCCAACCGAAGCGGCGAAGCCCGGCCCGGGGGCGGATCTTCGACCCGAGCGGTGAAGCCCGGCCCGGGGCGGGCAGCCCTAGGCTAAGCAGCCCGACCACCAGCGGAAAGGCGGCCCATGCGGGGCGGGGAAAGCACCCGGGGGTCGAGCAGCCCATCCGACCAGCGGAAGCCGGTCCCGGCAGCGAACCTACGCCCAGTGACCGAGGCAGTCCGGGGAGCGGGCCTCTGGTCCGAGCGGCGAGGCCCAGCCCGGGGAGCAAGATCGGCGGCCCGCATGGGCGGGAGCCGGGCCGGAAGGCGAGCCGGAGCCGGGAGGGCGGGTCAGGGGATTTGGGGGTGGGAAGCGGGAGGGCCCCGGTCCGAGGGGTGCTCGGAGCGCGGGGCCCTGCCGGTGGTGTCGCGGTCTGCGGATCAGTCGAGGTAGTCGCGCAGGACCTGGGACCTGGACGGGTGGCGCAGCTTGGACATGGTCTTGGACTCGATCTGGCGGATGCGCTCACGGGTGACCCCGTACACCTTGCCGATCTCGTCCAGCGTCTTCGGCTGCCCGTCGGTGAGACCGAAGCGCATCGACACGACGCCCGCCTCCCGCTCCGACAACGTGTCGAGAACGGAGTGCAACTGCTCCTGGAGCAGCGTGAAGCTGACGGCGTCGGCCGGCACGATGGCCTCGGAGTCCTCGATGAGGTCGCCGAACTCGCTGTCGCCCTCCTCGCCCAGCGGCGTGTGGAGGGAGATGGGCTCACGCCCGTACTTCTGGACCTCGACGACCTTCTCGGGCGTCATGTCCAGCTCGCGGGCGAGCTCTTCCGGCGTGGGCTCGCGGCCGAGGTCCTGCAGCATCTGCCGCTGGACACGGGCCAGCTTGTTGATCACTTCGACCATGTGGACCGGGATGCGGATGGTCCGCGCCTGGTCGGCCATGGCGCGCGTGATCGCCTGCCGGATCCACCACGTGGCGTAGGTGGAGAACTTGTAGCCCTTGGTGTAGTCGAACTTCTCGACCGCGCGGATCAGGCCGAGGTTGCCCTCCTGGATCAGGTCGAGGAAGAGCATGCCGCGGCCGGTGTAGCGCTTGGCCAGCGAGACCACGAGCCGGAGGTTGGCCTCCAGCAGGTGGTTCTTGGCGCGGCGGCCGTCCTCGGCGATCCACTCCAGCTCGGCCCGGACGTCGACCGGCAGGCCGTCGGCCTCGCCGCTGCCCAGCTGCTCCTCGGCGAACAGGCCCGCCTCGATGCGCTTGGCCAGCTCGACCTCCTGCTCGGCGTTGAGCAGGGGGACCTTGCCGATCTGCTTGAGGTAGTCCTTGACCGGGTCGGCGGTGGCGCCGGCGGCGGCGACCTGCGCGACCGGGGCGTCGTCGTCGTCGTCGGAGAGGATGAGGACCTCGTCCTCGGTCTTCTGCGCCGCGGCGATCTCGGCGGGCTTGGGCTCCTCGGTGTCGTCGTCGTCGCCGTCCTCGCTCTCGCCCTCGGCGTCGGACTCCTCCTCGACGATGTCCTCGACGTCGATGTCCTCGAGGTCCTCCAGCTCCACGTCGCCGTCGAGCTCGAGGTCCTCGTCGTCGTCCGACTCGCCCCGCGGGGCGTCGGGCGCCTTCGGCTTGGTGGTGTCGGCAGGCCCAGCGGCGATCTTCGGCTCGGCCTTCTTGGCGGCGGCGGGAGCCGCGGCCTTCTTGGCCGCCGGGGCGGCCTTCTTCGCGGGGGCCGCCTTCTTGGCGGCCGGCTCGGCTTCGACGGCCCCGACGACCGCGGTCACGGTCTCGGGCTGCTGCTCTTTGGCGGCCGCCGCCGTCTTGGTCTTGACGGGGGCGGCGGTGCGGCGCTTTGCTGGACCACGAGACTTCTTAGGCGCAGCCGAATCCGCGGCGGTCACCACCACGGTCACGCCCTCTTTGCTGAGGTTCCGCAAGAACGCGGCGGCGTGCGACATGGGGATGTCCGCCTCCTCGAAGGCCTGACGGACATCCTCAGACTCGAGGAAACCCTGCGAGCGCCCACGCTCGAGCAGTCGCTGAATGACGGGCTCGTTCAGCTCTTGTGGCTTCGAGCGAGTCGAACTTGCAGGCGACACGAACACCTCTCGAACGAACGCGTGGCGACAATGGACCCAGATGCCCGCTGGGGGGCTGTTGCCTCTCTCGGAGATCGGTGAGGCCGTGCGGACCGCGACGGACCTGCACAGCATTGTGGCACGTCCCCGCACTCCATACGGCCACCTCCCGGCGGTTGACCTCCACCCTAGGCCGACCGAAGCAGTAGTGCGTACGTAAGCGGGGCACTGATACCCGAAAGCAACCGTTATGACTGTTTCATTCAGTCACTCTTCGTGGCTGGTGGGACGTGGATTGCGAGCGCGGTAACGTCATCATCCTGTTCATATCCAGACAACATCCGGTCAACCAGGAAGTCCAGCAACATGTGAGGACTCTTCACCACCTCAGGCGGCGCTTCGGTCACAACACTGCAAAGGTCGGC encodes:
- a CDS encoding VOC family protein; protein product: MSGIAEFRTVVLDTPDPKGLAEFYSKLLGWPITSVEDDWVVISDGGAPKRLAFQLAPDLRPTTWPDPERPQQIHLDLLVSDLDEAEKRALEIGAVKHEHQPDEGDDDFRVFLDPAGHPFCLCVS
- a CDS encoding thioredoxin family protein, coding for MAVNSHMVPLGTPAPAFDLTAVSGGSVSLGDLKDSPATLVVFLSNHCPYVRHIEKALGALAAEYGARLSIVAICSNDAVNYPDDDPTHLAEQAARAGFGFPYLLDDTQEVAKAYRAACTPDFFLYDSGLRLAYRGEFDGSRPGNSVPVTGASLRAAIDAVLEGEPVPGEQRASLGCGIKWRPGNEPA
- a CDS encoding beta-class carbonic anhydrase; translation: MSAFDDLYAANAEFAKDFAGSDLTGRAARGLAVVTCMDSRIDPLGLLGLKPGDAKILRNAGARVTDDVLRTLVLAVCLLGVERVLVMPHTDCGMTKATDADVHALAAQRGVDTRSLEFHTIADQQATLRHDLTRIRTSPFLPEGMPVAGAVYDVHSGRLAPADF
- a CDS encoding DNA gyrase/topoisomerase IV subunit B, translating into MTLVEAGYTARHLSVLEGLEAVRKRPGMYIGSTDSRGLMHCLWEIVDNGVDEALAGFCDRIEVELHADGSIEVRDNGRGIPVDVEPKTGLAGVELVYTKLHAGGKFGGGSYAASGGLHGVGASVVNALSARLDVEVDRDGRVHEISFRRGVPGVFDGEGPTAKFRKKSGLRLGDKLPKNVTGTRVRFWADKQIFLPDAEVSLDEIHVRLRQTAFLVPGLTLVVYDSRHEERIEEEFRFEGGISEFAEFLARDEAVCDVLRLQGVGHFHETVPVLDDQGHMTPTEVQRELSVDVAIRWGKGYESTVRSFVNVIATPKGGTHLTGFERGLVRTVNEVLRETRLLKNGDDPVTKDDISEGLTGVVTVRVPEPQFEGQTKEVLGTSAATRIVSHVVSRELKEIFANPPRGYKQPLRAVLEKIVAAAKARIAAREHRDNQRRKSALESSALPAKLVDCRSEGVDRSELFIVEGDSALGTAKLARDSEFQALLPIRGKILNVQKASVSDMLKNAECAAIIQVVGAGSGRSFDIEAARYGKVILMADADVDGAHIRCLLLTLFYRYMRPMVEAGRVFAAVPPLHRIELTNPGRGKEKYIYCYSDAELQKVLRDLERRGRRWKDPVQRYKGLGEMDADQLAETTMDPRHRILRRVRIEDAEAAEHIFNLLMGSDVAPRREFLVTSAAEVDRDAIDA
- a CDS encoding DUF7455 domain-containing protein, with the translated sequence MTGALAPVKPLTALDRCDRCGAQAYIRATLPVGGELLFCAHHGRQHIAALRDKGADILDESARLSKTPTIAPNDER
- a CDS encoding GNAT family N-acetyltransferase; the encoded protein is MDFDLLVHEAWPAYEQRAHDGWILRYAGGVTKRANSVLPLGRPADLRAAIGAAEAFYGERGQRCVFSMGPGATPGLDEELERRGYERVDPTLVMAAPSLVPPGQAQRAGAEERAGAEEQAGAEEQAGAEGRVRIEDGPWAGWLDTWWSVDGRYESGLAHAARICAGVPAWYAAYEEDGETLAVGRAVPQGGTLGIYCMATRPEARRRGLARTILRALARHAGAGSAYLVVTAPNQAAQSLYRREGFEVTARYHYRVR
- a CDS encoding YaaA family protein; this translates as MLILLPPSEGKAPEGSGPPVGELSFPALGRARKRVMSALVRASRRRDALDVLGLTPGLAGELAKNAELKTAGTLPAAELYTGVLYDNLGLGTLDGEARERAEASVLIFSGLWGVVRITDLIPPYRLSMGVNLPPLGGLAAFWRPVLAKALDPVPGLVVDLRSATYAGAWQPGERSVTVRVFRDGKVVSHMAKATRGEIARALLLHGAAPSAPDELAKLLADLGYTVELTPPPRPGRPWALDVHLTEDTPGPA
- a CDS encoding RNA polymerase sigma factor, producing MSPASSTRSKPQELNEPVIQRLLERGRSQGFLESEDVRQAFEEADIPMSHAAAFLRNLSKEGVTVVVTAADSAAPKKSRGPAKRRTAAPVKTKTAAAAKEQQPETVTAVVGAVEAEPAAKKAAPAKKAAPAAKKAAAPAAAKKAEPKIAAGPADTTKPKAPDAPRGESDDDEDLELDGDVELEDLEDIDVEDIVEEESDAEGESEDGDDDDTEEPKPAEIAAAQKTEDEVLILSDDDDDAPVAQVAAAGATADPVKDYLKQIGKVPLLNAEQEVELAKRIEAGLFAEEQLGSGEADGLPVDVRAELEWIAEDGRRAKNHLLEANLRLVVSLAKRYTGRGMLFLDLIQEGNLGLIRAVEKFDYTKGYKFSTYATWWIRQAITRAMADQARTIRIPVHMVEVINKLARVQRQMLQDLGREPTPEELARELDMTPEKVVEVQKYGREPISLHTPLGEEGDSEFGDLIEDSEAIVPADAVSFTLLQEQLHSVLDTLSEREAGVVSMRFGLTDGQPKTLDEIGKVYGVTRERIRQIESKTMSKLRHPSRSQVLRDYLD